A genomic region of Glycine max cultivar Williams 82 chromosome 15, Glycine_max_v4.0, whole genome shotgun sequence contains the following coding sequences:
- the LOC100792237 gene encoding transcription factor bHLH147 → MSSSLIANPTADRSRDSHRTKKKKKSLKQHQLQHEQSHAKWKSHAQQQLYSSKLHHALARVNISGDAPRRGRAVREAADRVLAVAAKGRTRWSRAILTNRLKLKFRKPIHKRQKVVVGPGRPKKARFSVLRLKGKTLPAVQRKVRVLGRLVPGCRKEPLPVILEEAIDYIPALEMQVRAMQALADLLLGSSSASTSAAAPPS, encoded by the coding sequence ATGTCGTCATCTCTGATCGCGAATCCAACTGCGGATCGGTCGCGTGACTCTCAccgcacaaagaagaagaagaaatcccttAAGCAACACCAACTACAGCATGAGCAGAGCCACGCCAAATGGAAATCCCACGCGCAACAACAGCTATACTCCTCCAAGCTCCACCATGCTCTGGCGCGTGTCAACATCTCCGGCGACGCGCCGCGCCGCGGCAGGGCGGTGCGCGAGGCGGCCGACAGGGTTCTCGCCGTCGCCGCGAAGGGGAGAACGCGGTGGAGCCGCGCCATCCTGACTAACCGGCTCAAGCTGAAGTTCAGGAAGCCGATTCACAAGAGGCAGAAGGTTGTTGTTGGGCCGGGCCGGCCCAAGAAGGCCCGGTTCAGCGTTCTCCGGCTCAAGGGGAAAACCCTGCCCGCGGTCCAGAGGAAGGTTAGGGTTCTGGGCCGGTTGGTTCCCGGTTGCAGAAAAGAACCGCTTCCCGTGATTCTCGAAGAGGCCATCGATTACATACCCGCGCTCGAGATGCAGGTTCGCGCCATGCAAGCTCTCGCTGACTTACTCTTAGGCTCTTCCTCCGCCTCAACCTCCGCCGCCGCGCCGCCAAGTTGA
- the LOC102669962 gene encoding uncharacterized protein, whose protein sequence is MKEHQTSHKVFARSTENRHGRFKDFPSKKSNKAHYNSSKFISHSFFFRFLHLYSIFRVPFILFRQITDKSLNAAFASLSEDSVDLSPISEISFANHNEDVTNFLLEEPSSVTLVPSDLSPKKITDATEIIGSANSICNDELDSSRFNSVEAEITVNFLRNVKAPQFRRELMDGIIEYVISDLQTYTLPEERDQFAHLLSMKSRMLFLCTFIWVIGVSVLLFFTLDARGPYRGPTPT, encoded by the exons ATGAAAGAACACCAAACATCACACAAAGTGTTCGCGCGCTCCACAGAGAATCGCCATGGCAGATTCAAGGATTTTCCGTCTAAGAAGTCTAACAAGGCACACTACAATTCATCAAAGTTTATTTcccactctttcttttttcgctttttacatttatattcaatttttcgTGTTCCTTTTATTCTCTTTCGCCAGATcacagataagagcttgaaTGCGGCATTTGCATCCCTTTCTGAAGATTCCGTGGATTTATCACCGATCTCCGAGATCTCATTTGCAAATCACAACGAAGATGTCACG AACTTCTTGTTGGAAGAACCTTCCTCGGTGACTTTGGTTCCATCTGATTTAAGTCCTAAAAAAATCACCGACGCAACGGAAATTATTGGGTCCGCTAATTCTATTTGCAACGATGAATTAGATAGTTCTAGGTTTAATTCTGTGGAAGCTGAGATTACTGTGAATTTTCTCAGAAATGTTAAAGCTCCCCAATTTAGAAGAGAGCTTATGGATGGCATAATTGAGTATGTTATAAGTGATCTCCAAACCTATACCTTGCCAGAGGAGAGAGATCAGTTTGCTCATTTGCTTTCGATGAAAAGTCGAATGTTGTTTCTGTGTACCTTCATTTGGGTAATTGGAGTATCAGTTCTGCTTTTCTTCACTTTGGATGCTCGTGGCCCTTACAGAGGACCGACGCCAACCTGA
- the LOC100792764 gene encoding TPR-containing protein DDB_G0280363 has translation MRTLLAVLLFFFMMTVTMLHVGAVIVEHEPKTKTKRNLLSETSLGRKGMGTETNNQQTMKVSASNANTNTADSVSNSKAKKNDDNNGGDNDKNDSSQNYGSGPVLNSHHYFHIRTPPIHG, from the coding sequence ATGAGGACCTTACTTGCAGTactcttgtttttcttcatgATGACGGTGACCATGCTGCATGTTGGTGCAGTCATCGTGGAGCATGAGCCAAAAACAAAGACAAAGCGCAATCTACTGAGCGAAACTTCTCTTGGACGAAAGGGCATGGGAACCGAGACAAATAACCAACAAACCATGAAGGTTTCTGCAAGTAATGCAAATACCAACACTGCTGATTCTGTCAGCAATAGCAAAGCGAAAAAGAACGACGACAACAATGGTGGCGACAACGACAAAAATGATAGCTCTCAGAACTACGGTTCAGGACCTGTCCTTAACAGCCACCACTATTTCCATATTCGCACTCCACCCATTCACGGCTAG